The genomic stretch CAGCATGACTTTCTCAGTTGAACGAGTTAGAAAGAGGCTCTGCCGCTTTTTTACCCTTCTCAATGCTATTTTGTTGGATGGTAGTGAGGGATGGTTGATGCAACAATGCCTCTTGAATACCGTCAAAGCCGACTATTTTGAGTTCTTGCGGTATTTTAATATTCTTGGTGTTTGCTACGCGGATGGCAGCAAGTGCAATCAGGTCACTCATACATAAAAGCACGGTAGGGCGAGGCTCCATCGACAAAGCCTCACTCGCAGCAAGCTGCGCGTATTTTTCGCTACTTTCGGGTATGTTCCAGGTTAAATCGGACGCTAGGTTTACGTGTTGTTCTTGGAGTGCCTGCTTGTATCCCGCTAATCGTTGGTGGGCAATTGAAGTGCTTAGGTCTTCAGGAAGATGTTCATCGTAAACACGACATACGACATTTGTGTCGAGTAATCGCAAACCAAGAATAGCAACACGCTGGTCCTCCGAAGCAATCGCACTTTTGGCGACTTCGTAAGCAGCATGTTCGTTATTGATATTGACCGATGCGCGATTTGGTAAATTAAAGTCGACCGAAACAACGGGTTTGTTTACGTTGGAGAGATGTTCAAATAGATGGCTGTTCCTCGGTCGACCGTAACAGATAAAGCCATCTACGAAATCAACCACACTGGATAGATTGTCCGCAGCACCAGAAAACAACAGTAGATTATTTCCACTTTCTTCAAGCACACTGGCTACACCGCGCATAAAACTGCTCGCAACGGGATCGGACACCATATATTCGACACTATCTGGAAGTACCAAGGCTACAATGTTTGAGGTGCCTCTTCGCAGAGATTGTGCAGCTTTATTAGGACCGTCGTAGCCGAGTCTCTTTGCATGCACTTAAAATTTGCTGACGCTTTTCTTTTGAGAGTTGATCTGGGCGGTTAAAGGCATTGGATACGGTTGCATTTGACACGCCTAGATGCGCGGCGATGCTTTTTAATGTCCACTTCTTGTCGTTCTGCATGATTTCATTGTAATTAATACTTCGTACAACTAAAAAGTAACACTAAATCTGGGTTTTCGCGAAAAGAAAATATTTTTGTAATATCCGTAGCCCTTACCATGAGATTGCGATAACATGCGGCTAATTCTAATTGGTAATAATTACCATCATCAATTGCAGTAAGATTATGACGCTGAATGAACTGAAAAAGAACCAAACCGCGACGATTTCTGCCATTAATCATCCTGATGTCGCGTTGGTGAGCCGAATTTTGGCTTTGGGTATTGTCCCAGGTGAAGAACTGAAAGTGCTGAATGTGGCTCCGATGGGTTGCCCATTGCAAATTCAGGTCGGCGGGACATTTGTAAGTATTCGAAAAGCAGACGCTGCATTTATTCAACTTTCTGTTAAATAAGGAGAAAGTGTGAAAGTCGCCTTAGTTGGTAACCCCAATTGTGGTAAAACCACCTTATTCAATCGTTTGACTGGTGCTAAACAAAAGGTCGGTAACTGGCCTGGCGTGACCGTTGAGCGCAAAACTGGCGAGTTAAAGCTCGCTAACGATATGGCCGAGTTAATCGACCTCCCAGGTCTTTATAGCATTGAACAGCTCGAGCCAGGCCAAGATGAACAAATCGCAATCGACTTTCTTAAAAGCCATGAGGCTGATCTCATCATTAACGTCGTTGATGCGGCGAATTTAGAACGTAATTTAGTTCTTACTACTCAGCTCAAAGAACTTGGCACGCCTATTGTTGTCGTTGCAAACATGTTAGACGTTGCGCAGCAGCGCGGTAAAGAGATTTCGGTAGAAAAGCTAGCAGAACGCCTTGGTGTGCCAGTCATTCCCGTGGTCGGTTCAAAAGGGACTGGAATTGAGTTGCTTCGCAATACCTTGACCTCACTGTATAGCAAGGTGCCAAAGGGCAATGAGAAAGTAAAACCAGACG from Pseudoalteromonas xiamenensis encodes the following:
- a CDS encoding FeoA family protein: MTLNELKKNQTATISAINHPDVALVSRILALGIVPGEELKVLNVAPMGCPLQIQVGGTFVSIRKADAAFIQLSVK